The genomic segment TGTTCTCAAGGTATTATTTTATGATGTAGtactttgttttccttttttggtAAACAAGCCATCAATACTAATTACACCATGACATGCGTCGCAAGTTCCATATATCATGGATTAAccttataaaaattaaaattaacaaGTAGAGTGTTTGGTTTTTTCATTGATGTATAAAAATGTCATCAATAGTCATATGCTTCATTTTTATTATCTATGTTATCGACAACGATCATTAATCAATAGGAGCCATTTGCTCCATGCAAATTCTACTCAATATATCCCAAACTATCTAGACTCTAGTAAtgcaaaaacaacaacaacaacaaaaaaaaaaaaagttcgttCAACCCCAAACAACATGAACATACTGCGTCTGAAACTAGAGATATTATTTCCTGTATGGCATGTATTACATGATCGTGTATGAAAGATGcaaaaatttttaaatgcttttctcaCCAATCTGTAAGATTGTGTTCTCATTATATAAACAGGTATTGATTTACATGGAAAGTATGCAAAAATTGCTGTAGTGCTTGTTACCATAATAActttttttaatgtttgttATCATAAACCCTGCAGTTCGTTGAGATGACCGTATGATAAATGACTGACTTGGCTGCATGCAAGATTGGTGCAGTGCGTACGGCATGGGGAACAGTTTCCATTAGAACAGACAACGGAGGCCCAAAGGTATGGGTCTTCTAGCGGGATAAGATAGGAATAGATTGCACCCATGCATGCGGCCATTGGCTGTGGAGCAATCATAGAAAAAGCAAATGAATTAAAACTGCAAAATATTCTAAATGGTTGCAGACTTGGGTTAAGATAAGAGTTGGGATGAATAAAGAATCCACGTGGTGAGATGCATACCAAATCTTGCATGGGTGCTCATCGTGATTCACGATGGGGCATCGTGATTCATGTTTGTCCGGCCTTGCATGCATAAATGCCCTACGACACCAAACGCGTTTCTGACTCCGTTCCTCACGTAGGTGGCAACGACCCATTGGTAGCAAAAGCTAGAAGATAGAGAACTAGGGTGTCCTCACACATATGCAGCACATCTCAACTACTAGTGATCAAGATAGCTAAATGGCACACACATAATTATGAAGTTGAGACTAAAGGTTCCATCCTTAATTACACTAATTGCGTGATAGCTAGCCAGCAAAACATGCAATTGATCATGCCCTCAACTGTCTCTTGCGTGGCCTCACTATTTCCTCTCCATTTTACTTACCGTACCTAACATTGAAGTGCTGATAAAACAGCACATTGGATAGTTAATACGTAGAATCTCCCTTAATGCCTTTGAAGCATGCAGAAACCTACTCTCTACGTACGTACCTAGATCCAGTTATTTTCTTTATCAACAAGGCACTCTATGTTTCCTCTCGCTctactttcttcttttctttctttgtgcaTGCAGGCAGGCAGTGGATTTGATTATTTTAACAATTGTCTGTCATTtggatgaaagaaaagaaaatagaggaCATAATCTTGGTTATCTGAAACACAATAAACTATAAGTAAGGTTTAGTTTTCTAAATTGTTTCCAATGATTCTCAGACCCAAATGGAGAAGGTTGTAATTCTCCCTTTCTTATCACTTCTTAATTCTAGTACTGTTTATTACCTGACCGTAGCTTGCCTGCAGGCCTGATCCAAATACTTCGGGATAGGCTTTTCTTTATCCTTGCTTACCACAACTAGGTAGCAAGGCCTTTCTTGAATACGAACTTTGTCTTTAAACAACCAGGTTCTATAAATGCAAGTtaattagaatatttttttaagaacacTGGTGAACTCATTACATACAAATATAGAATTGTTGCAATATGTCATCGGAAAACCAAATACTGGCATTTAGCATtgtcttccattttttttttcgttcATTACCTTGCACTGCCCCTCATTTTCATCAGCATATGGTGCATGTTGATTAGTACACCGATTGGACTATCTTTTTGTTTGCATTTCAATTTCAATTTTTAGGCTGTTTAGAAAATGGATAGAGCATCTGTGGCAGCAATCATAGACTTTGatgaattgttgaatatataTACTTATTATATTTtgcatgcatgtgcatgcaGCATATGTGCATGTACGTCGGCAAACAGGGTTAGCTGAGTGGTTGTGCCCCTCTTCCATTAGGAGACTCTTTGATTCTTGGGATGTGTATTCCCAATTGTGTAACAAAAGTTACGTAGTTAGTCCATTCATTTGAATGATTGGTGGTGGCACTTCTATTGTTATtcgaaaaaaagacaaaaagggagcaaaagaaaaaaaatcttgaccATGTTTGCACATCATGGGCTATATGGCCCTTGAAAGAATCAATGCAACATTTCAGTTTTCTCTTAGTAAGATGATTTTCTTGCTTTCCTCAGTTGTGTGAGTTCTTATTTCAGCCACATCTTATCTAAAATTTTAATTACTAAATGATTGCTCTTCTTAGCCTCATCTTGTATTCTCAATTCTCTGTATTTCTTGCATATTTTCAATCATTGTTTTCAGTAATTGTTGTAAAGAATATTTGTTGGAATCATGGTTAATCCCAAAATAACAAGTATTGGAGTAAATATATCTATCTCTACATATAATGCTAACTCCAGAGGCAGCAACTCCACAATTAAGTTATATACTAAACTGCCCTCAGTCTCCCATCGCGATAGCTCTAGAGCCCCGGTCGTCCTTTCCATCGAGAAACTCTTTTCCACTCTATCATGTGCAGAGAATGTGCAAGAGACTAGTTCAAGTAACTGCAGAGTAGTTCTTTTATTTtcgcattcttttttttttttttcaagatttagcCATGTATTTACAAATTAAGAATTGCTGGAGTTGTAACTTTGCTTCTAGCTCAGGAAGTCAAGGATACTGAAGATGTAGTGAAGTTGCAGTTTGAGCCAGAGTTGCTTCCTCTCGTTAAAAAAATCAACATCAAGtctcctctctctatctctctgtgGTACGCCTATATGTATCATAATTTCTAATACAACATTTGTCTATGTGATTCCATTTTGTTGTCTTGTAATAATGAGTTTTATGTTTTTCCTAATCTgtgttaacttttttttttcctgagaaAGGCATTGATGATCTTCTCATCAAACCCGAACTCAAAGATGAGCCATCACCTTAGATGAATCCTCATTCATCTGTGCGTTCAATACTTTAGAGCAGAGATCAGCTGTGTAGCATTAAAATCCTGTCAAGCTTGGGATACCTTATGTTGTTTGTACACATAGATGTTCATAGCTGTTCATAGCTGTATAAAGATGTTACTTAACCTAGACATTCTTGTGTTTCCCTTTGTAAAGGTCAAATTATTACATCCATTTCGCCATTACTTACTCTTACTTTAAGGAAATGGATTTGATTTGATATCAAATATATAGGAAAAATGAAGTTCATTAGTTATCAATATAAGCTATATGCATAAACATTCATTGAAGATTCTAAAATAAACtttcaaccatgataagtcGACCGATAATAAGAATCTTATTCGAATTACATTAGAGACTACATTTCACATTGCAACTAATAACTTCAAACCAACAAACCATGCGACCAACCCACAAAGGGAGCTTTATTCGCCATTCTATGCTGAAATTAAGATTTAAGAAACTGGGTAAACCACTCAGCCGAGAGCTTTGGATGTCGTTTTAGGTTGTCTTTGTAGTCAATATAGTTGAGTCCAAAACGTTGAGTATAGCCCTCATTCCATTCAAAATTATCAGTGAGCGACCATGCGAAGTATCCTTTCACATTCACTCCTAACCtgtaaaaattaaaaacatcTAATAATATGGATTTTGGAGTGAAAAGTTACTGGCAACAATTTGTAGTCATGTTAGATGGTTTAAATAGCACTTAAGAACTGCTATGATTACCTTGTGTGCAATGTAGGAATGGGACTAGTGCAAATTTTACAtttatgcaaatattaattataGTATATCTTTAAGTGCATGTTAGGCCAAACATATACATTTCTTCAAACACAGTATAACGATAGTTGATGTCTTGATCATGTTAGTAgtataaatatatgtagatgaattTCGAAAACTCATATTCTATATGAGTggataaaatttaatttcatgATATTAAGTCCCATTTGGTATTATCATTAGAccatctttttattattttttttcttctttatgatGATATAAGATATTCTACATATTCTATACATGCatctaaaatattataatatagcttttatttacaacttacCACATGGCTTGCCTAATTGCACTCAGATGAAGATGCAGGTAGTCCTTACGATCCAAATCATTTAGTGCCTCTTCCAATGATAAGTCCGGGTTATCCACCTCACAAATTCCTGTCAAGtgcatttaatcaaattataaaGTAACATTTACATAAAAATCATTAATATTGTACTAGCTAGGTATAAAATTCTCTGCAAGCTAAATAGTAGGAATTTCCTACAACTAGCCACATGCTATGATTAGATAGGTAAGAAAATTCAGTGAGATTTTTTTAGCCAACCACATCCAGTGGAATGCATTTCATCTGAAATTTCATAATTAACATAATTCGACCCTATAATGATGTTTTAAAAATTCCTACAATTAGAGATCTATTTGATTATCAAACTATGAGTTGccacatatcaaataagagttaCTATATAAGACATTAAATGTCATCAGTTCTCTtcgataaatatttttaatggtgCAAATAGTCTAGTAATTCAAATCTTAAATTATTCATTTTTATTATGTTTTTTtataagaagaagataaagGAAAATCAATGCCCAATTAATCCTATGGATTTGGTTTCCTTGCATCATTTTGTATCTCATAACTTCAGACCATACAGCAAAAGAAGGGTTCTCTAACTATCACATATAATTTATCCATATTGATACAGAACcttattatttgatttatagcacaaattgataaaaataaattccTTATTTCCAagaagaaacaattgtttatctTTTAGAAGAATTAATATATGTTACGAGAGAAACCAACCTATCTTTATATTTCTGAGAAATAGAATAATCAATACACACTCATTAAAATGATAtttagatatgcatcttcttctcttaaggaaaaaggaaaccaTGATATTACACTTAAATTTAtgtataatttatttattttacctTGTATTTGGATTACATTCAATCCATTTACATTTTTAAATGATGAATTTTTCCATGACGCACTAACTTCACatcgaaaaagaaaaacaaataagGGACTTTAGACACTTGTTTTATCAAAGTTAACTAAGTTTTGATGCAAGAGTAAATTTGCATAATAATGAAAAAGCACAATAACAGAAAATGTAGAACTCATAACTTTATTAGCAAATATCAAAATGCATCATCATATAATCATAACTCATAAGTATGGATATATATACCCATAATAGtgaaaataattaaggatgcgaTAGGAATTTTAATATATGAATACTAACCATTCTCAGTGATGTAGATTGGCGGATTGTGATATCTCCGCTTTATATACCTCAAAAGATCCTTCATACCATCAGGGTACACATATATCCAAGTGCCGGACTGAAATACAACGATAATGAACATACAATGATAATTAGTAGGGTTAGTCATTTATAAACACCGTTGACATCAATCCTATTAAATATGTTgatgttattatgaaaatttcAGTATTACTTGGTTAAAACACTAGCTATATGCTTGATGAGTCAGCATCTTTATATCGTTAAATCTTATTGAAGTCTTCTCATCAAGTATATTTGTTTGCATTGATAAATAATAGAAGATGAATTATGATATCTTGTAATTTTTAGGATCATTTGTTATTTTTAAAGTAATAGAGGGAGACCCACCATACTATAGTTACCTAGGTCTAGAGTTTTAGTAATGTattattcaagaatcaaaactaGAAACTTTGGTTACCAAGTAGAGGATTGTCACCACTAGGACAAGCCCCCATTAATAGAAAATTAGTTTATTGTAAGGTACATAGATTCTTAGATACATTTTGGATTTCATATAGTGAATAAGTAATATGtggattttttatatttataactTACCATTTTCTATCACCATGTTATCACTTTTTGGTATAATTTTAGTTAGAAAtactttaaaattatatttgatAATCATTAAGCGCAAATTTATGAAACTTAATTTTTgcatttttaattcaaaaataaaaactataaaATAATAGATTTACCTCATCACCTATTGGAACTCCATCTTTGCTCTCTGCATTGAAATATATCAATAGATTAGCAAATTCTAATATAcaccaaaaaatataaaaataaaaactacagAATCATAaccaaaatcaaaattttaaaatatgttgtATCCCTTTGTTGTTACTAATCATAGATTACtccttgttgtttttttttgttatactTCTAGCTTAATCAATCAATCCATAAAGATAATTTAAATGAAAGCCTAGCAAATGTCTAGTAAAAATATTTGGTTATTAACTAAGAATTGTATAgataaatatgataatatagaaataaatatctTGATTCCTATAACATTTATTTGGCAACTTTATGATTATGTAAGTTTAATAAACTCTACTAACAACATTTAGGAAGAAAGAATTGTATATCCTTAGTTTGAGGTAAGTTACGTAACTTGATCTCGAATTAatgtaataatttttaaatttttgagttATCTTTATAAGAAACCACACTGATTATGCTGTCATCACAATTGTTTATCAATAAGTAGCATATATATCTTAAAAAATGCTATATCGATTTGATATGTCGACATATAATGCTGCTACTGCTACCAAATATGAACTTATAAGATCATAGAAATTACCTAATTGTTCAGCATATGCTTCATTAATATGAAGAATTGGTGAATCATCCGGTGATATTGAAACAGAGCGTGCATATCTTGCTGTATAGTAATTGAGACCGATGAAATCAAAAGAACCCTTAATCATCGTTGATTCCTCATCAGTGAAGTAGGGAAGCCTATCCCGTACTATAGCTCTCATGTTGAAAGGATAATCTCCATGAACTAGTGGGTCCATATACCTGATGAGGACAAAAATATCGTAAAATGTATTAAGAAAATTTGAGATGAAAATGTATCATATTATAGGAGAAgagtattttttatatatagattTGTATACTATATTACTGATTTTGCTTTAAAAAGAATAGCTCTCATCTTTGAGGTACTATGACATGTATTTGATTCAAGATAGTTTGGTTTTACATTTTGTTGACAACAATTTCTATTTTTAATCTTATATTAGGATTAAGTTCCTATTCAATTAATCACTATTGGTTGAGAAGAGAAGATAATGATTACAAATGATTAGACTTGGATATAAATGTAcctctcttctctccctctgTGTGTTAAATTGATCAGTTAAATTTGAATAGAGTTCATGATTATGCATCTTTTCTATATACAAATTTTAGTGTGTAGGTCCCCAAAATGAGAATGCTAGTTTCTCGATGAAGATACAAATGGGCACTTTCCTAGTAGCTTAAATATCCGAACATAATTTTTcgagaaaaaataaattatgaataaatttgtacaaaATCTAAACTACAAGATATGAGCATTATAAAATTTTTGACATGAATAGGCCCAATTCTGTAATGTTAAAATAAGTGAAGAAAAGAGTACATCTTAGGCTTgttaatataaataatatattgtttGCATGCATATGAACATTCTGATTTTGTGTTAATTATATTTTGTATAAACTTACCATGCAAGCATGAAATCAAGAGCCCTAGCCTTTGCCTCGTCGTTCATATGCAAGTGATCATATGGTTCATACCACATACACACCAAAGTAATTCCCACTTCTCCTTGTTGTGAGGCCTGCAATATAATTAGTATTAGATTAAGGCCATATTTCTAATGCATGAACAACTATAAAAGCTGATTATATGTGAAAATTGCACACACATAATATGTTTATTAATATGAATACTACTTTCCAAATTATTGGATTTGTAAGATGATTTATGTGTGAGTGAATTTtagatgaatgacaaagtactTTACTTGGCAAAGGCAGAAGGAGAATTTTCTTAGATTATTGTCAAACTATTTATATAGGACATGGTATTTTAATTACTACTTAATATTTCTAAACTTTTGATGAAATTATATTTCAACTAAATGCAATGTTAAGAAAACTTATGTACAAACATTTGTTACCCTATTTTTACTaactctttttattttctttttattttttttcttaagggAGGAATAGTTTGAACAAGATTCTCTGTTGATATAACTCATTAAGCTAAAAGCAGACTGAAAAAGAAATTATGATGGATCTAAAagatgctatatatatatatatatatatatatatatatatagagagagagagagagagagagagagagagagagagagagcattgaAACAACAATGACATGATAATCGTAACAAGAAtgaataatattaataaaaatgaTATCAAAAAGGGCTTTAACCATGTGTGTTTAAAAGTAagattaataaatatttaactttagtattttaaattttctatatacctGAAATTTATCTTTGTAGAGTCTAGCTGCTTCAGCATGGGCTAAAATAAGATTGTGCGTAACGGTATATGGTTCTACTGTGGAGTCGCCTACTGGGCAGCCAAGAATTTCAGAACATCGACCTGGAGCATGAGTTCCAAGGCCGTAGCCAAGGCTGCTAAATGTCCATGGCTCATTTAATGTGATCCAATGCTTGACCCTATCTCCAAATTCACGGTAGCATATTTCAACATAGTCCTTAAAATCATCCCTGTAAATGAAAGAGAATTAATCATTATGACTGGTAAATGATGAATATTAGTTTAGAAAATGAAACATCATATCCAAATAAATTAAAGGAAAAACTTGTACTAGTAAGTGGACTACGGGACTATGATTCTTACACAATCCTACGATCCAAGAAACCTCCATACTCATCTTCAAGGGCTTGTGGCACGTCCCAATGAAACAATGTCACAAATGGCTCGATGCCTATAATCATAAAGTTATATTTGAATAACAAAAATTCATAATCACACCAATAactgtaaaaaaagaaaaatatcctTCTAATGTACCATTATTTATCAACTCATTTATGAGATTGTTGTAGTATTGAATTCCTTCTTGGTTGATTCCACCTTTCAGTGAGCCCTCTGCAAGGAGAATAAATTGTATGTcgttgtgtgtgagagagagagagaggcgcaATTTGTATTATAGACATTATGGAGGAGAGCTGATCGTGGACAAGACATGGGCATAAAAAATGTCAAATGTTAAATAGGCCCGACCAAATTTCAACTAAATATGAATATAGTTTAGACTCAAAGGCCCAGCCCATGATCAACTCTGTTATGGAGTATTTTTTacccttttcctttttcaatAGAAATGAAGTGGGGTTTTAAAATGGATCAATTCTCATAGAGGAAAAACTGCATCGAGTTAAATTAAGCTTACTTGGTAAAATCCTTGACCAAGAGATGGAGAATCTATAGGCATCCAAGCCCATATCCTTTAACAACTTCACATCTTCCTACAATGATGTGTAAAATCTTCAAAATTTCTCTTTTTCATAACACTAAAGATGATGATTGGAAACAAATTAACTAAAATAAATCTTGGATATGTGTTTGTGTTTTTACCTGGTAGCGGTTGTATGAATCCACTGCTACATCCCCGTTACTTTTATCGGCAATTTTATCTGTAGCGAATTGCAAGATTGACATctttaattcaaaaataataataacatgcAAATACAAGCTGATTTGCTATTGGGTGGGCTATTCAAATTTCTATGTGGT from the Phoenix dactylifera cultivar Barhee BC4 chromosome 14, palm_55x_up_171113_PBpolish2nd_filt_p, whole genome shotgun sequence genome contains:
- the LOC103714455 gene encoding furostanol glycoside 26-O-beta-glucosidase-like codes for the protein MALLSVVPSATAHAASQLPRLGSNAKGLASLEGKARMPLSTNKTSHSLNVRCIRGGAAVVNDAVEAKPSVLLGRKSFPPGFTFGAASSAYQIEGGVDSRGTTIWDTFCREFPDKIADKSNGDVAVDSYNRYQEDVKLLKDMGLDAYRFSISWSRILPKGSLKGGINQEGIQYYNNLINELINNGIEPFVTLFHWDVPQALEDEYGGFLDRRIVDDFKDYVEICYREFGDRVKHWITLNEPWTFSSLGYGLGTHAPGRCSEILGCPVGDSTVEPYTVTHNLILAHAEAARLYKDKFQASQQGEVGITLVCMWYEPYDHLHMNDEAKARALDFMLAWYMDPLVHGDYPFNMRAIVRDRLPYFTDEESTMIKGSFDFIGLNYYTARYARSVSISPDDSPILHINEAYAEQLESKDGVPIGDESGTWIYVYPDGMKDLLRYIKRRYHNPPIYITENGICEVDNPDLSLEEALNDLDRKDYLHLHLSAIRQAMWLGVNVKGYFAWSLTDNFEWNEGYTQRFGLNYIDYKDNLKRHPKLSAEWFTQFLKS